In Ovis canadensis isolate MfBH-ARS-UI-01 breed Bighorn chromosome 3, ARS-UI_OviCan_v2, whole genome shotgun sequence, one DNA window encodes the following:
- the LOC138438126 gene encoding large ribosomal subunit protein eL21-like, with the protein MTNTKGKRRGTHYMFSRPFRKHGVVPLATYMRIYGKGDIVGIKGMDTVQKGMPHKCYHGKTGRVYNVTQHAVGIVVNKQVKGKILAKRINVCIKHIKHSKSRDSFPKRVKENDQKKKEAKEKGTWVQLKHQPAPPREADFVKTNGKEPELLEPIP; encoded by the coding sequence ATGACCAACACAAAGGGAAAGAGGCGGGGCACCCACTACATGTTCTCCAGGCCTTTCAGAAAACATGGAGTTGTTCCTTTGGCCACATACATGCGAATCTACGGGAAGGGTGATATTGTAGGTATCAAGGGAATGGATACTGTTCAAAAAGGAATGCCCCACAAATGTTACCATGGCAAAACTGGGAGAGTCTACAATGTTACCCAGCATGCTGTTGGCATCGTTGTAAACAAACAAGTTAAGGGCaagattcttgccaagagaattaaTGTGTGTATCAAGCATATTAAGCACTCTAAGAGCCGAGATAGCTTCCCAAAACGTGTGAaggaaaatgatcagaaaaagaaggaagccaaAGAGAAAGGGACTTGGGTTCAGTTGAAGCACCAGCCTGCTCCACCTAGGGAAGCAGACTTTGTGAAGACCAATGGAAAGGAACCCGAACTGTTGGAGCCCATCCCCTAA